One stretch of Pseudoramibacter sp. DNA includes these proteins:
- a CDS encoding helix-turn-helix domain-containing protein: MRYSFEFKLKCIELYRSGRWPETPDGISTHHFHNTIRTWSEIDERFGPEALKHPKHQRKWSPEDKLAVVSQVLAGNSFRSVACLAGIGKGMLYQWVRRYKEEGYNGLVNKRKGKKPKEPSMKKKKSDQPQPLTESEREELIRLREENAYMKAEIAFRKKLIALRREKWAEQHLKAKKQKPSKHSDKKDSN; this comes from the coding sequence ATGCGTTATAGTTTTGAGTTTAAATTGAAATGTATAGAACTTTACAGATCTGGAAGATGGCCCGAAACGCCGGATGGTATTTCTACTCATCACTTTCATAACACTATTCGTACATGGTCAGAAATTGATGAAAGGTTTGGTCCAGAAGCGTTAAAGCATCCAAAACACCAAAGAAAGTGGTCCCCTGAGGATAAATTGGCTGTAGTATCGCAGGTGCTTGCAGGGAATTCATTCCGATCTGTTGCTTGCCTTGCTGGGATTGGTAAGGGTATGCTTTATCAATGGGTGCGCAGATATAAGGAAGAAGGGTATAATGGACTGGTAAACAAACGTAAAGGAAAAAAGCCGAAGGAACCGTCCATGAAGAAAAAGAAATCAGATCAACCACAGCCATTAACGGAATCAGAACGTGAAGAATTAATCCGTCTCAGAGAAGAAAATGCGTACATGAAAGCGGAGATTGCCTTTAGAAAAAAACTGATCGCCTTGAGGCGCGAAAAGTGGGCCGAACAGCATCTCAAGGCGAAAAAGCAAAAGCCGTCGAAGCACTCAGACAAAAAGGATTCCAACTAA
- the whiA gene encoding DNA-binding protein WhiA, which translates to MSFSVEVKKELCQIEGRSGNENRAELAGLIMGGYVLSGRQADHPDRISITTELPFLAARLRRLSKTLYGSGFSVTINEERRQRVYVVETQSSEACRQIKKDARIEKQTAGVNIPPYFLSKQHYFKAYLRGLFLGCGSVSDPAKKYQLELNGSPSVFFENLSLILKDYGISCKARVRGGQGVLDFRGSDSIADFLSLIGASKASLRMTNVRIVKGVRNDVNRKVNCDVANLQKSAKAAGNQISAIRKIEAKTGLGVLPKPLREVAEMRLEHPELSVQELGALMDPPLRKSTLYYRMRKINKYADSL; encoded by the coding sequence ATGAGTTTTTCAGTTGAAGTTAAAAAAGAATTATGCCAGATTGAGGGCCGCAGCGGCAACGAAAACCGGGCGGAATTAGCGGGCCTGATCATGGGCGGATATGTGCTGTCCGGACGGCAGGCCGATCATCCGGACCGCATTTCGATTACGACGGAGCTGCCTTTTTTAGCTGCACGGCTTAGGCGGCTCAGCAAAACCTTGTACGGCAGCGGCTTTTCAGTGACGATTAACGAGGAGCGCCGGCAGCGGGTTTACGTCGTCGAAACTCAAAGCTCTGAAGCCTGCCGCCAGATCAAAAAAGATGCGCGGATTGAGAAACAGACGGCGGGCGTCAATATTCCGCCTTATTTTCTGTCCAAACAGCATTATTTCAAGGCGTACCTCAGGGGGCTTTTTCTGGGGTGCGGCTCTGTTTCAGACCCTGCGAAAAAATATCAGCTGGAATTAAACGGCAGTCCTTCTGTTTTTTTTGAAAACCTCAGCCTGATATTAAAAGACTACGGTATTTCCTGCAAAGCCCGGGTGCGGGGCGGCCAGGGGGTGCTCGATTTCAGGGGCAGCGACAGCATCGCCGATTTCTTAAGCCTGATCGGCGCGTCCAAAGCCTCTTTGAGGATGACCAATGTGAGAATCGTCAAAGGGGTGCGCAACGACGTGAACCGCAAGGTCAACTGCGATGTGGCCAATCTCCAAAAAAGCGCCAAGGCGGCAGGCAACCAGATCAGCGCCATCCGGAAAATCGAAGCCAAAACGGGCCTCGGCGTGCTGCCGAAACCCCTGCGGGAAGTGGCTGAAATGCGCCTGGAGCATCCGGAGCTGTCGGTCCAGGAGCTGGGTGCGCTCATGGATCCGCCCCTTCGGAAATCGACGCTGTATTACCGCATGCGCAAAATCAATAAGTATGCGGATTCTTTATAA